Proteins from one Aureimonas sp. SA4125 genomic window:
- a CDS encoding alpha-D-glucose phosphate-specific phosphoglucomutase — protein sequence MIETVATQPFDDQKPGTSGLRKKVAHFSRPRYAENFLQSIFDVAEREPGATLVIGGDGRYFNREVIEKAIRMAAANGFGRVVVGQNGLLSTPAASNLIRQRKAVGGIVLSASHNPGGPDGDFGIKYNIANGGPAPEAITEATFRRSRELREYKISDAPAPDLSVIGETVVEAMVVEVVDPVADYAALMQTLFDFGKIRALIAGGFTISFDAMHAVTGPYAKTIIEGLLGAPAGTVVNGVPLEDFGGGHPDPNAVHAAELIARMMGPDAPDFGAASDGDGDRNLIVGRGVVVSPSDSLAMLAADIQRAPGYAKGISGIARSMPTSQAADRVAAKRGVKLYETPTGWKFFGNLLDAGMVTICGEESAGTGSDHVREKDGLWAVLLWLNILADRKESVKAIVEAHWQEFGRTYYQRHDYEEIDSRAAEGLMGSLRDRLASMSGQRFGTLVVSEADDFSYKDPIDGSISTGQGVRILFSGGARIVFRLSGTGTQGATLRVYIERFEPDAAKHGIEPREALSELIDTADVVGEIRKRTGRSAPDVIT from the coding sequence ATGATCGAGACCGTCGCGACGCAGCCATTCGACGACCAGAAACCCGGAACTTCGGGCCTGCGCAAGAAGGTCGCGCACTTTTCCCGGCCGCGCTACGCCGAGAACTTCCTGCAGTCGATCTTCGACGTCGCCGAGCGGGAACCCGGCGCGACGCTCGTGATCGGCGGCGATGGCCGCTACTTCAACCGGGAGGTGATCGAGAAGGCCATCCGCATGGCCGCGGCGAACGGTTTCGGCCGCGTCGTCGTCGGCCAGAACGGGCTTCTGTCGACGCCGGCCGCCTCCAATCTCATCCGCCAGCGCAAGGCCGTCGGCGGCATCGTCCTGTCGGCGAGCCACAATCCCGGCGGGCCCGACGGCGACTTCGGCATCAAATACAATATCGCCAATGGCGGCCCCGCCCCCGAGGCGATCACCGAAGCGACCTTCCGCCGCTCGCGCGAACTGCGGGAATACAAGATCTCGGACGCGCCGGCGCCGGACCTCTCGGTCATCGGCGAGACCGTTGTCGAGGCGATGGTGGTCGAGGTCGTCGACCCCGTCGCCGATTACGCCGCCCTGATGCAGACGCTGTTCGACTTCGGCAAGATCCGCGCCCTCATCGCCGGCGGCTTCACGATCTCCTTCGACGCCATGCATGCGGTCACCGGTCCCTACGCCAAGACGATAATCGAAGGCCTCCTCGGTGCGCCGGCCGGCACCGTCGTCAACGGCGTTCCGCTGGAGGATTTCGGCGGCGGCCATCCCGATCCCAATGCCGTCCACGCCGCCGAGCTGATTGCCCGGATGATGGGACCCGATGCCCCCGATTTCGGCGCGGCCTCCGACGGCGATGGCGACCGCAACCTCATCGTCGGCCGCGGCGTCGTCGTCTCGCCGTCCGATTCCCTGGCGATGCTGGCCGCCGACATCCAGCGCGCGCCTGGCTATGCCAAGGGCATTTCCGGCATCGCCCGGTCGATGCCGACGAGCCAGGCCGCCGACCGGGTCGCGGCCAAGCGCGGCGTCAAACTCTACGAGACGCCGACCGGCTGGAAGTTCTTCGGCAACCTTCTCGACGCCGGCATGGTGACGATCTGCGGCGAGGAAAGCGCCGGTACGGGTTCCGACCATGTGCGCGAGAAGGACGGGCTCTGGGCCGTTCTCCTCTGGCTGAACATCCTTGCCGATCGCAAGGAGAGCGTGAAGGCGATCGTCGAGGCCCACTGGCAGGAATTCGGGCGCACCTACTACCAGCGGCACGACTACGAGGAGATCGATTCGAGAGCCGCCGAAGGGCTGATGGGAAGCCTCAGGGACCGCCTCGCCTCGATGTCGGGGCAGCGCTTCGGCACGCTCGTTGTCTCGGAGGCAGACGACTTTTCCTACAAGGACCCGATCGACGGCTCGATCTCGACCGGCCAGGGCGTGCGCATCCTGTTCTCGGGCGGCGCCCGCATCGTCTTCCGCCTTTCGGGCACCGGCACGCAGGGCGCGACCTTGCGCGTCTACATCGAACGCTTCGAGCCGGACGCCGCAAAACACGGCATCGAACCGCGTGAAGCGCTCTCGGAACTCATCGATACAGCCGATGTTGTCGGGGAAATCCGCAAGCGAACTGGTCGGTCGGCGCCCGACGTGATCACCTGA
- a CDS encoding DUF2093 domain-containing protein produces MMNRMDTAGEARLKYLDGDFAILTPGAFVRCAVTGAAIPLDTLRYWSVKRQEAYVDAAASLKREMESDPRLAARLKQG; encoded by the coding sequence ATGATGAACCGAATGGATACCGCCGGCGAGGCCAGGCTGAAATATCTCGACGGCGACTTCGCCATCCTGACGCCCGGCGCCTTCGTGCGCTGTGCCGTCACCGGCGCGGCGATCCCGCTCGACACGCTCCGCTACTGGAGCGTCAAGCGACAGGAAGCCTATGTCGACGCCGCAGCATCGCTGAAACGCGAGATGGAATCGGATCCAAGGCTGGCCGCCCGTCTGAAGCAGGGCTGA
- a CDS encoding lysophospholipid acyltransferase family protein, which translates to MMMTTGHVAPPGPARESLPEKRRSRRSALARRIKRLGQRILRRPPVTKAAGWLIHGALRFVRRTQDLAPGTSDWSDVLTREHPAIVALWHGQHLLAPFFRPESLPYVALLSRNADAEINAGVVERFGIDTVRGSGGRVRHTVSQKGGARALIVLRRKLAEGSGVCMIADVPKGTPREAGLGIVTLARLSGRPIIPAAAVTSRRYVVAKSWDKTTVPLPFGALAVVLGAPIHVPAGADAEAMEEARRAVTLAIEAANAKALALLAETGR; encoded by the coding sequence ATGATGATGACGACGGGCCATGTCGCCCCCCCCGGGCCGGCACGCGAAAGTCTGCCGGAGAAGCGTCGTTCGCGCCGCAGCGCGCTCGCGCGCCGCATCAAGCGCCTCGGGCAGCGCATCTTGCGCCGACCACCGGTGACGAAAGCCGCCGGCTGGCTGATTCACGGGGCGCTGCGCTTCGTCCGGCGCACCCAGGATCTGGCCCCGGGGACGAGCGACTGGTCCGACGTGCTGACGCGGGAGCATCCGGCGATCGTCGCGCTCTGGCACGGCCAGCATCTTCTCGCCCCGTTCTTCCGTCCGGAAAGCCTGCCCTACGTCGCTCTCCTGTCGCGAAATGCCGATGCCGAGATCAATGCCGGCGTGGTCGAGCGCTTCGGCATCGACACCGTTCGCGGTTCCGGCGGCCGGGTGCGCCACACCGTCTCGCAAAAGGGCGGCGCGCGCGCCTTGATCGTCCTGCGCCGCAAGCTCGCCGAAGGCTCGGGCGTCTGCATGATCGCCGATGTGCCGAAAGGAACCCCGCGCGAGGCGGGCCTTGGCATCGTCACCCTGGCGCGGCTGTCGGGCCGCCCGATCATCCCGGCTGCCGCGGTGACCTCGCGGCGCTACGTCGTGGCAAAATCCTGGGACAAGACGACGGTTCCCTTGCCGTTCGGCGCCCTTGCCGTGGTCCTCGGCGCGCCGATCCATGTGCCGGCCGGCGCCGACGCCGAGGCCATGGAAGAAGCGCGCCGCGCGGTGACCCTGGCGATCGAGGCCGCCAATGCGAAGGCGCTGGCACTTCTGGCGGAGACGGGGCGATGA
- a CDS encoding 3'(2'),5'-bisphosphate nucleotidase CysQ, with translation MVAASFDQDLVLIETAAREAGRIALGYFRKDPQVWYKEGNSPVSEADLAVDLYLKEALLGARPDYGWLSEETDPALAEVASTRSPQRFFVVDPIDGTRSYIRGEDTWCVSIAVVEAGRPVAGVIDAPAKNEVFSAVAGGTARLNGALLQLAPRSHGGPLTVSMPDPMRRRLGTAILAGLSFERNAPSLAYRLALVAAGRLDGTLIRPEANDWDIAAGDLILERAGGALVDRAGELRLYKIAGRRHGLLIAAAGHALSNMVELAAAAAPELAPPVERG, from the coding sequence ATGGTCGCGGCGAGCTTCGACCAGGACCTGGTGCTGATCGAGACCGCCGCGCGCGAGGCCGGGCGGATCGCTCTCGGTTATTTTCGCAAGGACCCGCAGGTCTGGTACAAGGAGGGCAATTCGCCCGTCTCGGAAGCCGACCTCGCCGTCGACCTCTATCTGAAGGAAGCGCTGCTCGGTGCCCGGCCCGACTATGGCTGGCTGTCGGAAGAAACCGATCCCGCGCTGGCCGAGGTCGCTTCGACGCGGTCGCCGCAGCGCTTCTTCGTCGTCGACCCGATCGACGGGACGCGCTCCTACATTCGCGGCGAGGACACCTGGTGCGTCTCGATTGCCGTGGTCGAAGCCGGCCGGCCGGTCGCCGGGGTCATCGACGCGCCGGCCAAGAACGAGGTCTTCTCGGCTGTCGCCGGTGGCACCGCGCGGCTGAACGGTGCGCTTCTGCAGCTTGCGCCACGCAGCCACGGTGGCCCGCTGACGGTCTCGATGCCAGATCCGATGCGTCGCCGACTCGGCACGGCGATCCTTGCCGGACTGTCCTTCGAGCGCAACGCCCCTTCGCTGGCCTACCGTCTGGCGCTCGTCGCCGCCGGGCGTCTCGACGGCACCTTGATCCGGCCTGAGGCCAATGACTGGGACATCGCCGCGGGCGATCTGATCCTGGAGCGGGCGGGCGGAGCGCTGGTCGATCGCGCCGGCGAATTGAGACTTTACAAGATTGCCGGTAGAAGGCATGGCCTGCTGATCGCGGCGGCCGGTCACGCTTTGTCGAACATGGTCGAACTCGCCGCCGCCGCTGCGCCGGAGCTCGCCCCACCCGTTGAAAGAGGATAG
- the waaA gene encoding lipid IV(A) 3-deoxy-D-manno-octulosonic acid transferase encodes MSHGVARAALTAYRLAGALAYPLLGPYVGWRAAHGKEEAGRRRERYGFAGVARPAGPLVWIHAASVGESSAVAPLVRQIAAQNIQIVMTTGTVTSAALVRDRLSGVVIHQYVPLDLRPSVSRFLDHWSPDVAIVAESEIWPMTMLELGRRRIPQVLVNARLSDRSFRRWKAAPALAEALLENLSHVVAQSEIDGERYHLLGARTVTVAGNLKADTSPPPHDPATLRLFADAIGARPVWAAISTHPGEEDIAASVHASLKPLHPGLLTVIVPRHAERAETLEKSFAAKGFKVVRRSSGIMPGPETDILLGDTMGEMGLYLRLSEIAFVGRSLAAEGGQNPLEAAMLGTAILSGRFVQNFRDTYQRLLKNGGARLVQDEATLRDHVGQLLGQPELRQRMITAAAATVGEMQGGLARTIQALDPFLHPLKLAMGLDGHGERTGAPR; translated from the coding sequence ATGAGCCACGGCGTCGCCCGTGCGGCGCTGACGGCCTATCGTCTGGCCGGTGCGCTCGCCTATCCGCTGCTCGGCCCCTATGTCGGCTGGCGCGCCGCGCACGGCAAGGAGGAGGCGGGCCGTCGGCGTGAGCGCTACGGCTTTGCCGGCGTCGCCCGTCCGGCCGGGCCCCTCGTCTGGATCCACGCGGCCAGCGTCGGCGAAAGCTCCGCCGTCGCGCCGCTGGTGCGCCAGATCGCGGCGCAGAACATCCAGATCGTCATGACCACCGGCACGGTGACCTCGGCGGCCCTCGTGCGCGACCGGCTCTCCGGCGTGGTGATCCACCAATACGTGCCGCTCGACCTCCGGCCCTCCGTCTCCCGCTTTCTCGACCACTGGAGCCCGGATGTGGCGATCGTGGCCGAAAGCGAGATCTGGCCGATGACGATGCTGGAGCTCGGGCGCCGGCGCATCCCGCAGGTCCTCGTCAATGCCCGCCTGTCGGACCGTTCCTTCCGGCGGTGGAAGGCGGCGCCGGCGCTCGCCGAGGCGCTCTTGGAAAATCTCTCCCATGTCGTCGCGCAGTCCGAGATCGACGGCGAGCGCTACCATCTTCTGGGCGCACGCACGGTCACCGTCGCCGGCAACCTGAAGGCGGACACCAGCCCGCCGCCGCACGACCCGGCGACGCTGCGCCTTTTCGCCGACGCCATCGGCGCGCGCCCGGTCTGGGCCGCGATCTCGACCCATCCGGGCGAGGAGGACATCGCCGCTTCGGTGCACGCGTCGCTGAAACCGCTGCATCCAGGACTCCTCACCGTCATCGTGCCGCGCCATGCCGAACGTGCCGAAACCCTCGAAAAAAGTTTCGCCGCCAAGGGCTTCAAGGTGGTCAGGCGCTCCTCCGGCATCATGCCGGGACCTGAGACCGACATTCTTCTCGGCGATACGATGGGCGAGATGGGCCTCTACCTCCGGCTGAGCGAAATCGCCTTCGTCGGCCGCTCGCTCGCCGCCGAGGGCGGGCAGAACCCGCTCGAGGCGGCCATGCTCGGCACCGCCATCCTCTCCGGCCGCTTCGTGCAGAATTTCCGCGACACCTATCAGCGGCTCCTGAAGAACGGCGGCGCGCGGCTGGTGCAGGACGAGGCGACGCTGCGCGATCACGTCGGCCAGCTCCTCGGACAGCCGGAACTGCGGCAACGGATGATCACCGCGGCGGCGGCAACGGTCGGTGAGATGCAAGGGGGCCTCGCACGCACCATCCAGGCGCTGGACCCTTTCCTGCATCCCCTGAAGCTCGCCATGGGTCTCGACGGCCATGGCGAACGGACAGGCGCCCCGCGGTGA
- the glgX gene encoding glycogen debranching protein GlgX, whose amino-acid sequence MSNTITAERGKPAELGATLDADGIHFAVYSENADAIEVCLFDEAGTQETDRLTLEGADGGTRYGFVPGLAVGTRYGLRARGPYAPKEGHRFDYSKLLVDPYAIQLDRPFIYQPGLTAPPERELDSAAFIPRAVVIDPSRDASPLPFAAPGLTYELSIRAFSQRNPDVSAELRGTVGALAEPHFLDYLERVGIDTVEFMPLAAWIDEGHLMLNNLTNAWGYNPITHMAPDPRLSPGGLAEVRRAVEAMHERGIRVLLDVVFNHSGEGSEVGPTISYRGLDNLLYYRHPDGQPEFMINDTGTGNTFATHKPPVAKMFVDVLRTWVQTTGIDGFRYDLGTVLGRLPEGFSHDAPFFKMVAEDAVLKDRIHVAEPWDVGPGGYQVGNFPKPWFEWQDKFRDDVRKFWKGEDGMIGALATRLAGSADLYNHDGRRPSVGVNFLAAHDGFTLADIAMYEEKHNEANGEDNRDGHNDNHSWNNGVEGQTDDPAIIEARGKDIRAMLATLLVSRGNPMLVAGDEFGRTQGGNNNGYAQDNEITWLDWEHADQLLIDFTAKLAKLRKAHPALNADAFLTGDTVKGGDMPDVVWLREDGEALTDDDWNDGSRRFLGMSVYGPREDDQETESERAVIYINGDHEDRTVRLPAPRPGAHFQLYVQSDWPDLEPRGVDHQNDLVVKARSVFIMLEEAGELEAQMAIEEKAASEAEPA is encoded by the coding sequence ATGTCAAACACCATTACGGCCGAACGCGGCAAGCCCGCCGAACTCGGCGCGACGCTCGACGCCGACGGCATCCACTTCGCCGTCTATTCCGAAAATGCCGATGCCATCGAAGTCTGCCTGTTCGACGAGGCCGGCACGCAGGAGACCGACCGTCTGACGCTCGAGGGCGCCGACGGCGGCACCCGCTACGGCTTCGTCCCGGGTCTGGCCGTTGGAACGCGCTACGGCCTGCGCGCCCGCGGCCCCTATGCACCGAAGGAAGGCCATCGCTTCGACTATTCCAAGCTGCTCGTCGACCCCTACGCGATCCAGCTCGACCGTCCCTTCATCTACCAGCCGGGCCTCACCGCCCCGCCGGAGCGCGAACTCGACAGCGCCGCCTTCATTCCGCGCGCCGTCGTCATCGACCCCTCGCGCGACGCCTCGCCTTTGCCCTTCGCGGCGCCGGGCCTCACCTACGAGCTGTCGATCCGCGCCTTCTCGCAGCGCAATCCCGACGTCTCGGCCGAACTGCGCGGCACCGTGGGCGCGCTGGCCGAGCCGCACTTCCTCGACTATCTCGAGCGCGTCGGCATCGACACGGTCGAATTCATGCCGCTCGCGGCCTGGATCGACGAGGGGCATCTGATGCTGAACAACCTCACCAATGCGTGGGGCTACAACCCGATCACCCACATGGCGCCCGATCCCCGGCTGTCGCCGGGGGGTCTTGCCGAGGTGCGGCGGGCGGTCGAGGCGATGCACGAGCGCGGCATCCGCGTCCTTCTCGACGTCGTCTTCAACCATTCCGGCGAAGGCTCGGAAGTCGGCCCGACGATCTCCTATCGCGGCCTCGACAACCTCCTCTACTACCGTCACCCGGACGGCCAGCCGGAATTCATGATCAACGATACCGGTACCGGCAACACCTTTGCCACGCACAAGCCGCCGGTCGCGAAGATGTTCGTCGACGTTCTCCGGACCTGGGTCCAGACCACCGGCATCGACGGCTTCCGCTACGATCTCGGCACCGTCCTCGGCCGCCTGCCGGAGGGCTTCAGCCACGACGCGCCCTTCTTCAAGATGGTCGCCGAGGATGCGGTGCTGAAGGACCGGATTCACGTCGCCGAGCCTTGGGACGTCGGTCCCGGCGGCTACCAGGTCGGCAATTTCCCGAAACCCTGGTTCGAGTGGCAGGACAAGTTCCGCGACGATGTCCGCAAGTTCTGGAAGGGCGAGGACGGCATGATCGGAGCGCTCGCGACCCGCCTCGCGGGTTCCGCCGACCTCTACAACCATGACGGCCGCAGGCCCTCGGTCGGCGTCAACTTCCTCGCCGCGCATGACGGCTTCACCCTCGCCGACATCGCGATGTACGAGGAGAAGCACAATGAGGCCAATGGCGAGGACAACCGCGACGGCCACAACGACAACCATTCCTGGAACAACGGCGTCGAGGGCCAGACCGACGATCCGGCGATCATCGAGGCTCGCGGCAAGGACATTCGCGCGATGCTGGCGACGCTGCTCGTCTCGCGCGGCAATCCGATGCTGGTGGCCGGCGACGAGTTCGGCCGCACGCAGGGCGGCAACAACAACGGCTATGCCCAGGACAACGAGATCACCTGGCTCGACTGGGAGCATGCCGACCAGCTGCTGATCGACTTCACCGCCAAGCTCGCCAAGCTCCGCAAGGCGCATCCGGCGCTCAACGCCGACGCCTTCCTCACCGGCGACACGGTGAAGGGCGGCGACATGCCCGATGTCGTCTGGCTGCGCGAGGACGGCGAAGCGCTGACCGACGACGACTGGAACGACGGCAGCCGCCGCTTCCTCGGCATGAGCGTCTATGGCCCGCGCGAAGACGACCAGGAGACCGAGAGCGAGCGGGCGGTGATCTACATCAACGGCGACCACGAGGATCGGACGGTCCGCCTGCCGGCACCGCGTCCCGGCGCGCATTTCCAGCTGTATGTCCAATCCGACTGGCCCGATCTCGAGCCCCGCGGCGTCGACCACCAGAACGACCTCGTGGTGAAGGCGCGCTCGGTCTTCATCATGCTGGAAGAGGCCGGCGAACTCGAAGCGCAGATGGCGATCGAGGAAAAGGCGGCAAGCGAGGCCGAGCCCGCCTGA
- a CDS encoding DUF4170 domain-containing protein yields the protein MAAAEDSKQRLHLVFGGELKSLGTVEFKDLSGLDVVGIYPDYASALTAWRAKAQQSVDNAAMRYFIVHMHRLLDPDGV from the coding sequence ATGGCCGCCGCAGAGGACAGCAAGCAGCGTCTCCACCTGGTTTTCGGCGGCGAACTCAAGTCGCTCGGTACGGTGGAGTTCAAGGATCTTTCCGGTCTCGATGTCGTCGGCATCTATCCGGACTATGCCAGCGCCCTGACCGCCTGGCGCGCCAAGGCGCAGCAGAGCGTCGACAACGCCGCCATGCGCTACTTCATCGTCCACATGCACCGACTTCTCGATCCGGATGGCGTGTGA
- the lpxK gene encoding tetraacyldisaccharide 4'-kinase, which translates to MIPARAPDFWWTRPGWQALLLSPLAYAYGAAARWRLINGERAEAGLPVLCIGNFTVGGGGKTPTALALGRAALTMGLRPGFLSRGHGGALRGPLLVDLARHHAGDVGDEPMLLARLAPTAIAVDRKLGAELLRCEADCDLVIMDDGFQSQRLSFDHVLLVVDAGRGLGNARVVPAGPLRAPLVDQISHADAVLVIGEGSAGETAIRSAAKGGRPVYAAHLRPRHADNFAGRRCLAFAGIADPGKFYRSLEGLGADLVETRDFPDHHVFTAAELQGLCDAAEQQALQLVTTRKDAVRLKAGGALVEAFADRIAVLDVDLVFAPSGVPEGIIRETLDAFRTRPA; encoded by the coding sequence ATGATTCCCGCAAGGGCCCCGGACTTCTGGTGGACCCGGCCGGGCTGGCAGGCCCTGCTGCTGTCGCCCCTCGCTTACGCCTATGGCGCCGCGGCGCGCTGGCGCCTGATCAATGGCGAACGGGCGGAGGCGGGTCTGCCGGTGCTGTGCATCGGCAACTTCACCGTCGGCGGCGGCGGCAAGACGCCGACGGCCCTGGCGCTGGGGCGGGCGGCGCTGACGATGGGCCTCAGGCCGGGCTTCCTGTCGCGCGGCCATGGTGGCGCGCTTCGGGGTCCGCTGCTCGTCGATCTCGCCCGCCACCATGCCGGCGATGTCGGCGACGAGCCGATGCTCCTCGCGCGTCTGGCGCCGACGGCCATCGCCGTCGACCGCAAGCTCGGCGCGGAACTGTTGCGTTGCGAAGCCGACTGCGATCTCGTCATCATGGACGATGGCTTCCAGTCGCAGCGGCTCAGCTTCGACCATGTGCTGCTCGTCGTCGATGCCGGACGCGGCCTCGGCAATGCCCGCGTCGTCCCGGCGGGACCTTTGCGCGCGCCTTTGGTCGACCAGATCAGCCATGCCGACGCCGTGCTCGTGATCGGCGAGGGGAGTGCCGGTGAGACGGCGATCCGCAGCGCCGCCAAGGGCGGCAGGCCGGTCTATGCGGCGCATCTGAGGCCGCGCCACGCGGACAACTTCGCCGGTCGGCGCTGCCTTGCCTTTGCCGGCATCGCCGATCCCGGCAAGTTTTACCGCAGCCTCGAGGGCCTCGGCGCCGACCTTGTCGAGACGCGGGACTTTCCCGACCACCATGTCTTCACCGCCGCCGAATTGCAGGGCCTGTGCGATGCTGCCGAGCAGCAAGCGCTTCAGCTCGTCACGACCCGCAAGGACGCGGTGCGGCTCAAGGCCGGCGGCGCGCTGGTCGAGGCTTTCGCCGACAGGATCGCGGTGCTCGACGTCGATCTCGTCTTCGCGCCGAGCGGGGTGCCCGAAGGCATCATCCGGGAGACCCTCGACGCCTTCCGCACCCGTCCTGCCTGA
- the mutL gene encoding DNA mismatch repair endonuclease MutL — MSIRQLSETVIDQIAAGEVVERPASVVKELVENALDAGARRIDIVTAGGGKSLLRITDDGHGIAAAELPLAVRRHCTSKLLDDLHAIETLGFRGEALPSIGSVARLSLRSRQDGSADAHEISVHAGKLDGPRPAALGRGTVVEVRDLFHAVPARLKFLKSEKAEAAAITDVIRRIAIAFPEVRFSLSGSDRSETVFEAASPIRRIGAVVGQDFAENSLEIDASREDIRLEGFAGLPSFSRGNAQFQYLYVNGRPVKDRLLLSALRGAYADVMARDRHPIAVLFLTIDPRAVDINVHPAKADVRFRDPGLVRGLIVGAIRETLWRAGLRGSTEGAAGLLGRFRPGGQPPAAASDGAEPPGGERGWDTSGVSWSARSPSKSSFAGFSQGAQAAYAPDQSPFRPLGATLEGHPADALLHAQPRLAEEWSFAGLPPAARTPDTLPAGGERADDTSARYPLGAARAQLHDAFILAETADGFVLVDQHAAHERLVYEALKSAIHARPLPAQMLLIPEIVDLPVEDADRLAEQAPEFERFGLVLERFGPGAVAIRAVPAILGKVDGPALVRDLADELADCETADRLLQKIDHVAATIACHGSVRAGRTLRQEEMNALLRQMESTPGAGTCNHGRPTFIELKLADIERLFGRR; from the coding sequence ATGTCGATCCGGCAGCTTTCAGAGACCGTCATCGACCAGATCGCCGCCGGCGAAGTGGTCGAGCGGCCGGCGAGCGTCGTCAAGGAACTCGTCGAGAACGCCCTCGATGCAGGGGCCCGCCGCATCGACATCGTGACGGCGGGGGGCGGCAAGAGCCTCCTGCGCATCACCGATGACGGCCACGGGATCGCCGCGGCCGAACTGCCGCTCGCCGTGCGACGGCACTGCACGTCAAAGCTTCTCGACGACCTCCACGCCATCGAGACGCTCGGCTTTCGCGGCGAGGCGCTGCCCTCGATCGGCTCGGTCGCCCGGCTGTCGCTGCGCTCGCGGCAGGATGGATCGGCGGACGCCCATGAGATTTCCGTCCATGCCGGCAAGCTCGACGGGCCACGCCCGGCAGCGCTCGGTCGCGGCACGGTGGTCGAGGTCCGCGATCTCTTCCACGCCGTCCCGGCCCGGCTGAAATTCCTGAAAAGCGAGAAGGCCGAGGCCGCGGCGATCACCGACGTGATCCGCCGCATCGCCATCGCCTTCCCCGAGGTGCGGTTTTCGCTGTCGGGGAGCGACCGCAGCGAGACGGTCTTCGAGGCGGCGAGCCCGATCCGCCGCATCGGTGCCGTCGTCGGCCAGGATTTTGCCGAGAACAGCCTCGAGATCGATGCATCGCGCGAGGACATCCGGCTCGAGGGCTTTGCCGGCCTACCGAGTTTTAGCCGCGGCAATGCGCAGTTCCAGTATCTCTATGTCAACGGAAGGCCGGTGAAGGACCGCCTCCTCCTCTCGGCGCTGCGCGGCGCCTATGCCGACGTGATGGCGCGCGACCGCCACCCGATCGCGGTCCTTTTCCTCACGATCGACCCGCGCGCCGTCGACATCAACGTCCACCCGGCCAAGGCGGACGTGCGCTTCCGCGATCCCGGCCTCGTGCGCGGCCTCATCGTCGGCGCGATCCGCGAGACGCTATGGCGCGCCGGCCTGCGCGGCTCGACCGAGGGGGCGGCCGGGCTCCTCGGACGCTTCCGTCCGGGCGGGCAACCGCCGGCCGCCGCCAGCGATGGGGCCGAGCCGCCGGGAGGCGAGCGGGGGTGGGACACGAGCGGCGTCAGCTGGAGCGCGCGCAGTCCCTCGAAATCCTCTTTCGCGGGCTTTTCGCAAGGGGCCCAGGCGGCCTATGCGCCGGACCAGTCTCCCTTCCGGCCGCTCGGCGCCACGCTGGAGGGTCATCCAGCGGACGCCCTTTTGCACGCCCAGCCGAGACTGGCCGAGGAATGGTCCTTTGCCGGCCTGCCGCCCGCGGCACGGACGCCGGACACTCTGCCCGCGGGCGGTGAGCGAGCCGACGACACGTCGGCCCGATATCCGCTCGGCGCCGCGCGAGCCCAGCTCCACGACGCCTTCATCCTTGCCGAGACGGCCGATGGCTTCGTCCTCGTCGACCAGCACGCGGCACATGAGCGCCTCGTCTACGAAGCGCTGAAGTCCGCCATCCACGCCCGGCCGCTGCCGGCGCAGATGCTGCTGATCCCCGAGATCGTCGACCTCCCGGTCGAGGACGCCGATCGGCTGGCCGAACAGGCGCCCGAGTTCGAGCGCTTCGGCCTCGTGCTCGAACGTTTCGGGCCGGGCGCGGTGGCGATCCGCGCCGTGCCGGCGATCCTCGGCAAGGTCGATGGGCCGGCGCTGGTGCGTGACCTCGCCGACGAGCTCGCCGACTGCGAGACCGCCGACAGGCTCCTGCAGAAGATCGACCACGTCGCCGCCACCATTGCCTGCCACGGCTCGGTGCGGGCGGGGCGCACGCTTCGGCAGGAGGAGATGAACGCGCTCCTTCGCCAGATGGAATCGACGCCCGGTGCCGGCACCTGCAACCACGGGCGGCCGACCTTCATCGAGCTGAAGCTTGCCGATATCGAGCGCCTTTTCGGCCGGCGCTGA